In Escherichia ruysiae, a genomic segment contains:
- the mdoH gene encoding glucans biosynthesis glucosyltransferase MdoH, translating to MNKTTEYIDAMPISASEKAALPKTDIRAVHQALDAEHRTWAREDDSPQGSVKARLEQAWPDSLADGQLIQDDEGRDQLKAMPKAKRSSMFPDPWRTNPVGRFWDRLRGRDVTPRYLARLTKEEQESEQKWRTVGTIRRYILLLLTLAQTVVATWYMKTILPYQGWALINPVDMVDQDLWVSFMQLLPYMLQTGILILFAVLFCWVSAGFWTALMGFLQLLIGRDKYSISASTVGDEPLNPEHRTALIMPICNEDVNRVFAGLRATWESVKATGNAKHFDVYILSDSYNPDICVAEQKAWMELIAEVQGEGQIFYRRRRRRVKRKSGNIDDFCRRWGSQYSYMVVLDADSVMTGDCLCGLVRLMEANPNAGIIQSSPKASGMDTLYARCQQFATRVYGPLFTAGLHFWQLGESHYWGHNAIIRVKPFIEHCALAPLPGEGSFAGSILSHDFVEAALMRRAGWGVWIAYDLPGSYEELPPNLLDELKRDRRWCHGNLMNFRLFLVKGMHPVHRAVFLTGVMSYLSAPLWFMFLALSTALQVVHALTEPQYFLQPRQLFPVWPQWRPELAIALFASTMVLLFLPKLLSILLIWCKGTKEYGGFWRVTLSLLLEVLFSVLLAPVRMLFHTVFVVSAFLGWEVVWNSPQRDDDSTSWGEAFKRHGSQLLLGLVWAVGMAWLDLRFLFWLAPIVFSLILSPFVSVISSRTTVGLRTKRWKLFLIPEEYSPPQVLIDTDRFLEMNRQRSLDDGFMHAVFNPSFNALATAMATARHRASKVLEIARDRHVEQALNETPEKLNRDRRLVLLSDPVTMARLHFRVWNSPERYSSWVSYYEGIKLNPLALRKPDAASQ from the coding sequence ATGAATAAGACAACCGAGTACATTGACGCAATGCCCATCTCCGCAAGCGAGAAAGCGGCATTGCCGAAGACTGATATCCGCGCTGTTCATCAGGCGCTGGATGCTGAACACCGAACCTGGGCGCGAGAGGATGACTCCCCGCAAGGGTCGGTAAAAGCACGTCTGGAACAAGCCTGGCCAGATTCACTCGCTGATGGACAGTTAATTCAAGACGACGAAGGGCGCGATCAGCTTAAGGCAATGCCGAAAGCAAAACGTTCTTCTATGTTCCCCGATCCGTGGCGTACTAACCCGGTTGGTCGTTTCTGGGATCGTCTGCGTGGGCGCGATGTGACGCCGCGCTATCTGGCGCGATTGACCAAAGAAGAGCAGGAGAGCGAGCAAAAGTGGCGTACCGTCGGCACCATCCGTCGTTACATCCTGCTTCTTCTCACTCTGGCGCAAACCGTCGTCGCTACCTGGTATATGAAGACCATTCTGCCTTATCAGGGGTGGGCGCTGATTAATCCAGTTGATATGGTCGATCAGGATTTGTGGGTTTCCTTTATGCAGCTTCTGCCTTACATGCTGCAAACCGGTATTCTGATCCTCTTCGCTGTTCTTTTCTGCTGGGTGTCAGCCGGTTTCTGGACGGCGTTGATGGGCTTCCTGCAACTGCTTATTGGGCGCGATAAATACAGTATTTCCGCTTCAACCGTTGGCGATGAACCGTTAAATCCGGAGCATCGCACAGCATTGATCATGCCTATCTGTAACGAAGACGTGAATCGCGTTTTTGCAGGTCTGCGTGCAACGTGGGAATCCGTGAAAGCGACTGGTAATGCCAAACACTTTGATGTTTATATCCTGAGTGACAGCTACAACCCGGACATCTGTGTGGCAGAACAAAAAGCCTGGATGGAGCTGATCGCCGAAGTGCAGGGCGAAGGCCAGATTTTCTATCGCCGTCGCCGCCGTCGCGTGAAGCGTAAAAGCGGTAACATTGACGATTTCTGCCGTCGCTGGGGTAGCCAGTACAGCTACATGGTGGTGCTGGATGCGGACTCGGTGATGACCGGTGATTGTTTGTGCGGTCTGGTGCGCCTGATGGAAGCCAACCCGAACGCCGGGATTATCCAGTCGTCGCCGAAAGCGTCTGGTATGGATACGCTATATGCACGTTGCCAACAGTTTGCGACCCGTGTCTATGGGCCATTGTTCACTGCCGGTTTGCATTTCTGGCAGCTCGGCGAGTCGCACTACTGGGGGCATAATGCGATTATCCGCGTGAAACCGTTTATCGAGCACTGCGCGCTGGCGCCGCTGCCTGGTGAAGGATCATTTGCGGGTTCAATCCTTTCGCACGACTTCGTGGAAGCCGCACTGATGCGCCGTGCAGGCTGGGGGGTATGGATTGCTTACGATCTCCCTGGCTCTTATGAAGAACTGCCGCCTAACCTGCTTGACGAGTTAAAACGTGATCGCCGCTGGTGCCATGGTAACCTGATGAACTTCCGTTTGTTCCTGGTTAAAGGGATGCACCCGGTTCACCGCGCGGTGTTCCTGACGGGCGTGATGTCTTATCTTTCCGCACCGCTGTGGTTTATGTTCCTTGCGCTCTCTACCGCATTGCAGGTCGTGCACGCGCTTACCGAACCGCAATACTTCCTGCAACCACGGCAGTTATTCCCGGTCTGGCCACAGTGGCGTCCTGAACTGGCGATTGCGCTGTTTGCCTCGACGATGGTGCTGCTGTTCCTGCCGAAGTTGTTGAGTATTTTGCTTATTTGGTGCAAAGGGACTAAAGAGTATGGCGGCTTCTGGCGAGTTACGTTATCGCTGCTGTTAGAAGTGCTGTTCTCCGTGCTGTTGGCGCCGGTGCGTATGTTGTTCCATACGGTATTCGTGGTTAGCGCCTTCCTTGGCTGGGAAGTGGTGTGGAATTCCCCGCAACGTGATGACGACTCTACCTCCTGGGGCGAAGCGTTTAAACGCCACGGCTCACAGTTGCTGCTGGGGTTAGTGTGGGCGGTCGGTATGGCGTGGCTGGATCTGCGTTTCCTGTTCTGGCTGGCACCGATTGTCTTCTCGCTGATTCTGTCACCGTTTGTTTCGGTGATCTCCAGCCGTACAACCGTTGGGCTGCGCACGAAACGCTGGAAACTGTTCCTGATCCCGGAAGAGTATTCACCGCCTCAGGTACTGATCGATACCGATCGTTTCCTTGAGATGAACCGTCAACGTTCTCTCGACGATGGCTTTATGCATGCAGTGTTTAATCCGTCGTTTAACGCTCTGGCAACGGCAATGGCCACTGCGCGTCACCGCGCCAGTAAGGTGCTGGAAATCGCCCGTGACCGCCATGTTGAACAGGCGCTGAACGAGACGCCAGAGAAGCTGAATCGCGATCGTCGTCTGGTGCTGCTAAGCGATCCGGTGACGATGGCTCGTTTGCATTTCCGCGTCTGGAATTCCCCGGAGAGATATTCTTCATGGGTGAGTTACTACGAAGGGATAAAGTTGAATCCACTGGCATTGCGTAAACCGGATGCGGCTTCGCAATAA
- a CDS encoding YceK/YidQ family lipoprotein, with protein MRFIVVSIMVTLLSGCGSIISRTIPGQGHGNQYYPGVQWDVRDSAWRYVTILDLPFSLVFDTLLLPIDIHHGAYE; from the coding sequence ATGCGTTTCATCGTAGTCAGCATCATGGTTACCTTGCTGAGTGGTTGTGGCAGCATCATTAGCCGCACCATACCGGGACAGGGGCATGGCAACCAATATTATCCCGGCGTGCAATGGGATGTACGTGACTCCGCATGGCGCTATGTCACAATCCTTGATCTCCCTTTCTCTTTAGTCTTTGATACCTTACTGCTACCGATCGACATTCATCACGGAGCATATGAGTAA
- a CDS encoding MysB family protein, whose protein sequence is MTMYATLEEAIDAAREEFLADNPSIDAEEANVQQFNVQKYILQDGDIMWQVEFLADEGEEGECLPMFSGEAAQSIFDGDYDEIEIRQEWQEENTLHEWDEGEFQLEPPLDTEEGRAAADEWDER, encoded by the coding sequence ATGACTATGTACGCAACGCTTGAAGAAGCCATTGATGCCGCACGCGAAGAATTTCTTGCTGACAACCCCAGCATCGACGCCGAAGAAGCGAATGTGCAACAGTTCAATGTCCAGAAATATATTCTGCAAGATGGCGACATTATGTGGCAGGTTGAGTTTTTAGCCGATGAGGGCGAAGAAGGTGAATGCCTGCCAATGTTCAGTGGAGAAGCCGCACAAAGCATCTTTGATGGCGACTATGATGAGATTGAAATCCGCCAGGAATGGCAGGAAGAAAATACCCTGCATGAATGGGACGAAGGTGAATTTCAGCTTGAACCACCGCTGGATACCGAAGAAGGACGCGCAGCAGCAGATGAGTGGGATGAGCGTTAA
- the mdtG gene encoding multidrug efflux MFS transporter MdtG, with amino-acid sequence MSLCENDTPINWKRNLIVAWLGCFLTGAAFSLVMPFLPLYVEQLGITGHSALNMWSGIVFSITFLFSAIASPFWGGLADRKGRKIMLLRSALGMGIVMVLMGLAQNIWQFLILRALLGLLGGFVPNANALIATQVPRNKSGWALGTLSTGGVSGALLGPMAGGLLADNYGLRPVFFITASVLILCFFVTLFCIREKFQPVSKKEMLHMREVVTSLKNPKLVLSLFVTTLIIQIATGSIAPILTLYVRELAGNVSNIAFISGMIASVPGVAALLSAPRLGKLGDRIGPEKILITALIFSVLLLIPMSYVQTPLQLGILRFLLGAADGALLPAVQTLLVYNSTNQIAGRIFSYNQSFRDIGNVTGPLMGAAISAHYGFRAVFLVTAGVVLFNAVYSWNSLRRRRLPQVSN; translated from the coding sequence ATGTCACTCTGTGAAAATGACACCCCCATAAACTGGAAACGAAACCTGATCGTTGCCTGGCTAGGTTGTTTTCTTACCGGTGCCGCCTTCAGTCTGGTGATGCCATTCTTACCCCTCTACGTTGAGCAACTTGGCATCACCGGCCACAGCGCGCTGAATATGTGGTCGGGGATTGTCTTCAGTATTACCTTTTTATTTTCCGCCATCGCCTCCCCTTTCTGGGGCGGGCTTGCCGACCGCAAAGGCAGAAAAATCATGTTATTGCGTTCTGCTCTCGGCATGGGCATCGTGATGGTGCTGATGGGGCTGGCGCAAAATATCTGGCAGTTTTTGATTCTGCGGGCGCTGCTTGGTTTGCTTGGCGGATTTGTCCCCAACGCCAATGCTCTTATCGCCACACAAGTACCGCGTAATAAAAGCGGCTGGGCGCTGGGCACGCTCTCCACCGGCGGCGTTAGCGGCGCGTTGCTCGGCCCGATGGCTGGTGGCTTACTCGCTGATAACTACGGCTTACGTCCGGTATTCTTTATTACCGCCAGTGTGCTCATACTCTGCTTTTTCGTCACCCTGTTTTGTATCAGAGAAAAATTCCAGCCCGTCAGCAAAAAAGAGATGCTGCACATGCGGGAAGTCGTAACATCGCTTAAAAATCCGAAACTGGTACTTAGCCTGTTTGTCACAACATTAATTATCCAGATTGCTACTGGATCTATCGCACCAATCCTGACGCTGTATGTCCGCGAACTGGCAGGAAATGTCAGTAATATCGCCTTTATTAGTGGCATGATCGCCTCCGTGCCCGGCGTGGCTGCACTGCTAAGTGCTCCACGACTTGGTAAACTTGGCGATCGTATCGGGCCAGAAAAGATCCTGATAACTGCGCTGATCTTTTCTGTGCTGCTGTTGATCCCAATGTCTTATGTCCAGACACCACTGCAACTGGGGATTTTACGCTTTTTGCTCGGCGCCGCAGACGGCGCTCTGCTCCCAGCCGTACAAACGTTGCTGGTTTATAATTCGACCAACCAAATCGCCGGACGCATTTTCAGCTATAACCAGTCGTTTCGCGATATTGGCAACGTTACGGGGCCGTTGATGGGCGCAGCTATTTCAGCACACTACGGCTTTCGTGCTGTATTTCTGGTTACCGCCGGAGTCGTTTTGTTTAACGCGGTCTATTCGTGGAACAGCCTGCGCCGTCGCCGACTCCCCCAGGTATCGAACTGA
- the lpxL gene encoding kdo(2)-lipid IV(A) lauroyltransferase — protein MTNLPKFSTALLHPRYWLTWLGIGVLWLVVQLPYPVIYRLGCGLGKLALHVMKRRAKIVHRNLELCFPEMSEQERHEMMVKNFESVGMGLMETGMAWFWSDRRIARWTEVIGMEHIRDVQAQKRGILLVGIHFLTLELGARQFGMQEPGIGVYRPNDNPLLDWLQTWGRLRSNKSMLDRKDLKGMIRALKKGEVVWYAPDHDYGPRSSVFVPLFAVEQAATTSGTWMLAKMSGACLVPFVPRRKPDGKGYQLIMLPPECSPPLDNAEITAAWMNKVVEKCIMMAPEQYMWLHRRFKTRPEGVPSRY, from the coding sequence ATGACGAATCTACCCAAGTTCTCCACCGCACTGCTTCATCCGCGTTATTGGTTAACCTGGTTGGGTATTGGCGTACTTTGGTTGGTCGTGCAATTGCCCTACCCGGTCATCTACCGTCTCGGTTGTGGATTAGGAAAACTGGCGTTACATGTTATGAAACGTCGCGCCAAAATTGTACATCGCAATCTGGAACTGTGCTTCCCGGAGATGAGCGAACAAGAACGCCATGAAATGATGGTGAAGAATTTCGAATCCGTTGGGATGGGGCTGATGGAGACCGGCATGGCGTGGTTCTGGTCGGATCGTCGAATTGCCCGCTGGACGGAAGTGATTGGCATGGAACATATCCGTGACGTGCAGGCGCAAAAGCGCGGCATTCTGTTGGTCGGCATCCATTTCCTGACGCTGGAGCTGGGCGCAAGGCAATTTGGTATGCAGGAACCGGGTATCGGCGTCTATCGCCCAAACGATAATCCGTTGCTCGACTGGCTGCAAACCTGGGGGCGCCTGCGTTCGAATAAATCGATGCTTGATCGCAAAGACTTAAAAGGAATGATCCGGGCACTAAAGAAAGGCGAAGTGGTCTGGTATGCGCCAGATCACGATTACGGCCCGCGCTCAAGTGTTTTCGTGCCGCTGTTTGCTGTTGAGCAGGCGGCGACCACCAGTGGCACCTGGATGCTGGCGAAAATGTCTGGTGCGTGCCTGGTGCCGTTTGTTCCGCGTCGTAAGCCAGACGGCAAAGGGTATCAGTTGATCATGCTGCCGCCAGAGTGTTCACCTCCGTTGGATAACGCTGAAATCACCGCTGCATGGATGAATAAAGTGGTCGAAAAATGCATCATGATGGCACCGGAACAGTATATGTGGCTGCATCGTCGCTTTAAAACGCGCCCGGAAGGCGTACCTTCACGCTATTAA
- a CDS encoding oxygen-dependent tRNA uridine(34) hydroxylase TrhO, producing MPVLHNRISNDALKAKMLAESEPRTTISFYKYFHITDPKTTRDALYKLFTALNVFGRVYLAHEGINAQISVPASNVETFRAQLYAFDPALNGLRLNIALDDDGKSFWVLRMKVRDRIVADGIDDPQFDASNVGEYLQAAEVNAMLDDPDALFIDMRNHYEYEVGHFENALEIPADTFREQLPKAVEMMQVHKDKKIVMYCTGGIRCEKASAWMKHNGFNKVWHIEGGIIEYARKAREQGLPVRFIGKNFVFDERMGERISDEIIAHCHQCGTPCDSHTNCRNDGCHLLFIQCPACAEKFKGCCSEICCEESALPPEEQRRRRAGRENGNKIFNKSRGRLNTTLVIPDPTK from the coding sequence ATGCCAGTGTTACACAACCGCATTTCTAATGACGCGCTGAAAGCCAAAATGCTGGCCGAGAGCGAACCACGTACCACCATTTCGTTCTATAAATATTTCCACATTACCGATCCCAAAACGACCCGCGATGCTTTATATAAGCTATTTACCGCGTTGAATGTCTTTGGGCGGGTCTATCTGGCGCATGAAGGGATCAACGCACAAATCAGCGTACCGGCGAGCAACGTAGAGACATTTCGCGCACAGCTTTATGCTTTTGATCCTGCTTTAAACGGTTTACGTCTGAATATTGCGCTGGATGATGACGGGAAATCCTTCTGGGTGCTGCGCATGAAGGTTCGCGACCGAATTGTTGCCGATGGTATTGACGATCCTCAATTTGATGCCAGTAACGTGGGGGAATACCTGCAAGCAGCGGAAGTGAATGCCATGCTTGATGATCCCGATGCGCTGTTTATCGATATGCGCAACCACTATGAATATGAAGTGGGGCATTTTGAAAACGCGCTGGAAATTCCGGCAGATACCTTTCGCGAACAACTGCCAAAAGCGGTTGAGATGATGCAGGTGCATAAAGATAAAAAAATCGTGATGTACTGTACCGGTGGTATTCGTTGCGAAAAGGCCAGTGCCTGGATGAAACATAACGGATTCAATAAAGTCTGGCATATTGAAGGCGGGATTATTGAATACGCTCGTAAGGCGCGTGAACAAGGTTTGCCTGTCCGCTTTATTGGTAAAAATTTTGTTTTTGACGAGCGGATGGGCGAGCGGATCTCTGACGAAATTATTGCGCATTGTCATCAGTGCGGCACACCTTGTGACAGCCATACCAATTGTAGAAATGATGGCTGTCATCTGTTGTTTATCCAGTGTCCGGCATGTGCCGAGAAATTCAAGGGCTGTTGTAGTGAGATTTGCTGTGAAGAAAGCGCATTACCGCCAGAAGAACAGCGCCGCCGTCGTGCCGGGCGAGAAAATGGCAATAAGATCTTTAATAAATCGCGTGGACGGCTGAACACGACGCTGGTCATTCCTGATCCAACAAAATAA
- a CDS encoding YceI family protein, translating into MKKSLLGLTFASLMFSAGSAVAADYKIDKEGQHAFVNFRIQHLGYSWLYGTFKDFDGTFTFDEKNPAADKVNVTINTTSVDTNHAERDKHLRSADFLNTAKYPQATFTSTSVKKDGDELDITGDLTLNGVTKPVTLEAKLIGQGDDPWGGKRAGFEAEGKIKLKDFNIKTDLGPASQEVDLIISVEGVQQK; encoded by the coding sequence ATGAAAAAAAGCCTGCTTGGTTTAACCTTCGCTTCCCTGATGTTCTCTGCCGGTTCAGCTGTCGCCGCCGATTACAAAATTGACAAAGAAGGTCAGCACGCCTTTGTCAATTTCCGCATCCAGCATCTTGGCTATAGCTGGTTATATGGCACCTTTAAAGATTTCGACGGTACTTTTACCTTTGATGAAAAGAACCCAGCTGCTGATAAAGTGAATGTGACAATTAACACCACCAGCGTCGATACCAATCACGCCGAACGTGATAAGCATCTTCGCAGCGCAGATTTCCTCAACACCGCAAAATATCCGCAGGCGACGTTCACTTCTACCAGCGTGAAGAAAGACGGTGATGAGCTGGATATTACGGGTGATCTGACACTCAATGGCGTAACCAAACCAGTAACGCTGGAAGCAAAATTGATTGGTCAGGGCGACGATCCGTGGGGCGGTAAACGTGCGGGCTTCGAGGCAGAAGGCAAAATTAAGCTGAAAGACTTCAACATTAAGACTGATTTAGGTCCAGCTTCGCAGGAGGTTGATCTGATTATTTCGGTGGAAGGTGTACAGCAGAAGTAA
- a CDS encoding cytochrome b — protein MSLTNTPKRYGVISMTFHWLSAIIIYCMFALGLWMVTLSYYDGWYHKAPELHKSVGILLMMGLVIRILWRVISPPPGPLQSYSTMTRLGAQIGHLALYLLLFAIGISGYLISTADGKPISVFGWFDIPATLADAGAQADLAGALHFWLAWSVVVLSVMHGFMALKHHFIDKDDTLKRMLGKSSSDYGV, from the coding sequence ATGTCCCTTACAAATACCCCCAAACGCTATGGTGTTATATCAATGACCTTTCATTGGCTGAGTGCAATCATTATCTACTGCATGTTTGCTTTAGGGCTATGGATGGTAACACTCAGTTATTACGATGGCTGGTATCACAAAGCACCAGAGCTGCATAAAAGCGTCGGTATTCTGCTCATGATGGGGCTGGTTATACGCATTCTGTGGCGTGTTATATCCCCACCACCTGGTCCGTTGCAAAGTTATTCGACCATGACGCGTCTCGGCGCACAAATTGGACATCTCGCGCTATACCTTTTGCTCTTCGCCATTGGCATCAGCGGCTATCTCATCTCGACCGCCGATGGCAAACCAATCAGCGTTTTTGGCTGGTTTGACATCCCCGCGACCCTTGCCGATGCTGGCGCACAGGCTGACTTAGCCGGTGCCCTGCATTTTTGGCTAGCGTGGAGCGTCGTCGTACTGTCCGTTATGCACGGATTTATGGCCCTGAAGCATCATTTCATCGATAAAGACGACACCCTGAAGCGTATGCTGGGAAAATCGTCATCTGACTATGGAGTATAA
- a CDS encoding YceO family protein — protein MRRLLNYLINNIREHLMLYLFLWGLLAIMDLIYVIYF, from the coding sequence ATGCGTCGGCTGTTGAACTATCTCATCAATAATATTCGCGAGCATCTGATGCTTTATCTTTTTCTGTGGGGATTATTGGCCATTATGGATCTGATCTACGTGATTTATTTTTAA
- the solA gene encoding N-methyl-L-tryptophan oxidase — MKYDLIIIGSGSVGAAAGYYATRAGLKVLMTDAHMPPHQHGSHHGDTRLIRHAYGEGEKYVPLVLRAQTLWDELSRYNEEDPIFVRSGVINLGPADSEFLANVAHSAEQWQLNVEKLDAQTIMARWPEIRVPDNYIGLFEADSGFLRSELAIKTWIQLAKEAGCAQLFNCPVTAIRHDDDGVTIETADGEYQAKKAIVCAGTWVKDLLPELPVQPVRKVFAWYQADGRYSVKNKFPAFTGELPNGDQYYGFPAENDALKIGKHNGGQVIHSADERVPFAEIASDGSEAFPFLRSILPGIGCCLYGAACTYDNSPDEDFIIDTLPGHDNTLLITGLSGHGFKFASVLGEIAADFAQGINSDFDLTPFRLSRFK; from the coding sequence ATGAAATACGATCTCATCATTATTGGCAGCGGTTCCGTAGGCGCTGCAGCCGGGTATTATGCCACTCGGGCCGGTTTGAAAGTGCTGATGACCGACGCCCATATGCCGCCGCACCAACACGGCAGCCACCACGGTGATACACGATTAATTCGCCATGCTTATGGTGAAGGTGAAAAGTATGTTCCGTTGGTACTTCGCGCGCAAACCCTGTGGGATGAACTCTCCCGTTACAACGAAGAAGACCCCATTTTTGTGCGCTCTGGCGTCATTAACCTCGGCCCAGCCGACTCCGAATTCCTCGCCAATGTCGCCCACAGCGCGGAACAATGGCAACTCAACGTCGAAAAACTGGATGCGCAAACCATTATGGCTCGCTGGCCTGAAATACGCGTCCCTGACAATTACATCGGCTTGTTTGAGGCTGATTCTGGCTTTCTGCGCAGCGAACTGGCAATTAAAACCTGGATCCAACTGGCGAAGGAAGCTGGCTGTGCCCAACTGTTCAACTGCCCGGTCACCGCAATTCGTCATGACGATGACGGCGTAACTATTGAAACAGCTGACGGCGAGTATCAGGCGAAAAAAGCGATCGTCTGCGCGGGAACCTGGGTAAAAGACCTGCTGCCAGAACTGCCTGTCCAGCCAGTACGCAAAGTGTTCGCCTGGTATCAGGCCGATGGTCGTTATAGCGTGAAAAATAAATTTCCGGCCTTTACCGGAGAACTGCCCAATGGCGATCAGTATTACGGCTTTCCCGCCGAAAATGACGCTCTGAAAATTGGAAAACATAATGGTGGTCAGGTGATTCATTCAGCGGATGAACGCGTTCCGTTTGCTGAAATCGCCAGTGACGGTTCTGAAGCATTTCCCTTCTTACGTAGCATACTGCCGGGCATTGGTTGCTGCCTGTACGGAGCTGCCTGTACCTACGATAATTCGCCTGATGAAGATTTTATTATCGACACCCTGCCCGGTCACGATAATACGCTGCTGATTACCGGCCTGAGTGGTCACGGATTTAAATTTGCATCGGTATTAGGGGAAATAGCCGCCGATTTTGCGCAAGGTATAAATAGCGATTTTGATTTGACGCCATTCAGACTTTCCCGCTTCAAATAA
- the bssS gene encoding biofilm formation regulator BssS, with product MEKNNEVIQTHPLVGWDISTVDSYDALMLRLHYQTPNKSEQEGTEVGQTLWLTTDVARQFISILEAGIAKIESGDFHVNEYRRH from the coding sequence ATGGAAAAAAACAATGAAGTCATTCAGACTCATCCGCTCGTAGGGTGGGACATCAGCACCGTTGATAGCTATGATGCTCTGATGTTGCGTTTGCACTACCAGACCCCAAATAAGTCCGAGCAGGAAGGGACTGAAGTTGGTCAGACACTCTGGTTAACTACTGATGTTGCCAGACAATTTATTTCGATATTAGAAGCAGGAATCGCCAAAATTGAATCTGGTGATTTCCATGTAAATGAGTATCGTCGTCATTAA
- the dinI gene encoding DNA damage-inducible protein I produces MRIEVTIAKTSPLPAGAIDALAVELSRRIQYAFPDNEGHVSVRYAAANNLSVIGATKEDKQRISEILQETWESADDWFVSE; encoded by the coding sequence ATGAGAATTGAAGTCACCATAGCGAAAACTTCTCCATTACCTGCCGGAGCCATTGACGCTCTGGCAGTTGAACTTTCCCGCCGTATTCAATATGCGTTTCCTGATAACGAAGGTCATGTTTCTGTTCGTTATGCCGCAGCTAATAATTTATCGGTTATTGGCGCAACAAAAGAAGATAAACAGCGCATTAGCGAAATTCTGCAAGAAACATGGGAAAGCGCAGATGACTGGTTCGTTAGCGAATAA
- the pyrC gene encoding dihydroorotase: MTAPSQVLKIRRPDDWHLHLRDGDMLKTVVPYTSQTYGRAIVMPNLAPPVTTVEAAVAYRQRILDAVPAGHDFIPLMTCYLTDSLDADELERGFNEGVFTAAKLYPANATTNSSHGVTSVDAIMPVLERMEKMGMPLLVHGEVTHADIDIFDREARFIETVMEPLRQRLAGLKVVFEHITTKDAAEYVRDGNELLAATITPQHLMFNRNHMLVGGIRPHLYCLPILKRNVHQQALRELVASGFSRVFLGTDSAPHARHRKESSCGCAGCFNAPTALGSYATVFEEMNALQHFEAFCSLNGPQFYGLPVNESFIELVREEQKVAESIALTDDTLVPFLAGETVRWTVKQ, translated from the coding sequence ATGACTGCACCATCCCAGGTATTAAAGATCCGCCGCCCAGACGACTGGCACCTTCACCTCCGCGATGGCGACATGTTAAAAACTGTCGTGCCGTATACCAGCCAAACCTATGGTCGGGCCATCGTTATGCCCAATCTGGCACCGCCCGTGACGACCGTTGAAGCTGCCGTGGCTTATCGTCAACGTATTCTTGACGCCGTCCCTGCCGGGCACGACTTCATCCCGCTGATGACCTGCTACCTAACTGATTCACTGGATGCAGACGAACTGGAGCGAGGGTTTAACGAAGGCGTGTTCACCGCTGCAAAACTTTACCCAGCAAACGCGACCACCAACTCCAGCCACGGCGTGACGTCGGTTGACGCTATCATGCCCGTACTGGAGCGAATGGAAAAAATGGGTATGCCACTGCTGGTACACGGAGAGGTGACACACGCCGACATCGACATTTTTGACCGTGAAGCGCGCTTTATTGAAACTGTTATGGAGCCGCTACGCCAACGTCTGGCTGGGCTGAAAGTGGTTTTTGAGCACATCACGACGAAAGATGCCGCTGAATATGTTCGTGACGGTAATGAACTGCTGGCTGCTACCATTACACCCCAGCATTTGATGTTTAACCGTAACCATATGCTGGTTGGTGGCATACGTCCGCATCTGTACTGCCTGCCCATTCTCAAACGTAATGTGCATCAACAGGCGCTGCGTGAACTGGTCGCCAGTGGCTTTAGTCGCGTTTTCCTTGGGACTGACTCCGCGCCACATGCGCGTCATCGCAAAGAGAGTAGCTGCGGTTGTGCCGGCTGTTTTAATGCCCCAACGGCGCTGGGCAGTTACGCCACTGTCTTTGAAGAAATGAATGCGTTACAGCACTTTGAAGCATTCTGTTCTTTAAACGGCCCGCAGTTCTATGGTTTGCCAGTCAACGAATCGTTTATTGAACTGGTACGCGAAGAGCAGAAAGTGGCTGAAAGCATCGCTCTGACTGACGACACGTTGGTGCCATTCCTGGCCGGAGAAACAGTACGCTGGACAGTTAAACAATAA